One genomic region from Marmota flaviventris isolate mMarFla1 chromosome 6, mMarFla1.hap1, whole genome shotgun sequence encodes:
- the LOC114081594 gene encoding HLA class I histocompatibility antigen, alpha chain G-like isoform X2 yields MTRPHFLLPLSVVILDKPIIVSTKFSQLRFRIIGLSLSWEMEPGASLIFLLLLCESLVLTEIWAGSFSLRYFHTAVSRPGGGQPWYVAVGYVDDTQFVRFDSNAADPRMEPRAPWIEQEGLEYWEEQTQRAKDTARSFRVNMRTLRGYYNQSDSGSHTLQWTYGCDVGPDGRFLRGHDQFAYDGTDYISLNEDLRSWTAANTAAQISKHKSEAAQEAKYQRAYLEGECVEWLLRHLENGKETLQRVDPPKTHVTHHPSPEGDVTLRCWALGFYPKEITLTWRRDGEDQTQDMELVETRPAGDGNFQKWAAVVVPAGEEQRYTCHVHHEGLPEPLTLRWEPPPQATIPILGIVAAVIVLVVTGAMVGFVLWRKKNTGNDSAQSSDVSLTT; encoded by the exons ATGACGCGGCCCCACTTCTTACTCCCATTGAGTGTAGTGATTCTAGACAAGCCAATCATCGTCTCCACGAAGTTTTCACAGTTGCGATTTCGGATTATAGGATTATCGCTGAGCTGGGAAATGGAGCCCGGGGCGAGCCTAATCTTTCTCCTGCTGCTCTGTGAGAGCCTGGTCCTGACCGAGATCTGGGCGG GTTCCTTCTCCCTGAGATATTTTCACACTGCGGTATCCCGGCCCGGCGGCGGACAGCCCTGGTACGTAGCAGTCGGCTACGTGGACGACACGCAGTTCGTGCGCTTTGACAGCAACGCCGCTGATCCCAGGATGGAGCCACGGGCGCCGTGGATAGAGCAAGAGGGACTCGAGTATTGGGAGGAGCAGACTCAGCGCGCCAAGGACACAGCAAGGAGTTTTCGAGTAAACATGCGAACCTTGCGCGGCTACTACAACCAGAGTGATTCTG GTTCCCACACACTCCAGTGGACCTACGGCTGTGACGTGGGCCCAGATGGCCGCTTCCTGCGAGGCCATGATCAGTTCGCCTACGATGGTACCGATTACATCTCCCTGAACGAGGACCTGCGCTCCTGGACCGCGGCGAACACCGCGGCTCAGATCTCCAAGCACAAATCTGAGGCAGCCCAAGAGGCTAAGTACCAAAGAGCCTACCTGGAAGGGGAGTGCGTGGAGTGGCTGCTCAGACACCTGGAGAATGGGAAGGAGACCCTGCAGCGCGTAG aCCCCCCGAAGACACATGTGACTCACCACCCTAGCCCTGAAGGGGATGTCACTCTGAGATGCTGGGCCCTGGGCTTCTACCCTAAGGAGATCACCCTGACTTGGCGACGAGATGGGGAGGACCAGACCCAGGACATGGAACTTGTGGAGACCAGACCTGCAGGGGATGGAAACTTCCAGAAATGGGCAGCTGTGGTGGTGCCTGCTGGAGAGGAGCAGAGATACACATGCCATGTACATCATGAGGGGCTGCCTGAGCCCCTCACCCTGAGATGGG AGCCACCCCCTCAGGCCACCATCCCCATCTTGGGAATTGTTGCTGCTGTGATTGTCCTTGTTGTCACTGGAGCTATGGTCGGTTTTGTCTtgtggagaaagaaaaacacag GGAATGACAGTGCCCAGAGCTCTGATGTGTCTCTCACGACTTAA
- the LOC114081626 gene encoding mitochondrial import inner membrane translocase subunit Tim8 B, with translation MAELGEADEAELQRLVAAEQQKAQFTAQVHHFMELCWDKCVEKPGNRLDSRTENCLSSCVDRFIDTTLAITSRFAQIVQKGGQ, from the coding sequence ATGGCGGAGCTTGGGGAGGCGGACGAAGCGGAGTTACAGCGCCTGGTGGCCGCTGAACAGCAGAAAGCGCAGTTCACTGCACAGGTGCACCACTTCATGGAGCTATGTTGGGATAAATGTGTGGAGAAGCCAGGGAATCGCCTAGACTCTCGAACTGAAAATTGTCTCTCTAGCTGTGTGGACCGCTTCATTGACACTACTCTTGCCATCACCAGTCGGTTTGCCCAGATTGTACAGAAAGGAGGGCAGTAG
- the LOC114081594 gene encoding saoe class I histocompatibility antigen, A alpha chain-like isoform X1, which translates to MTRPHFLLPLSVVILDKPIIVSTKFSQLRFRIIGLSLSWEMEPGASLIFLLLLCESLVLTEIWAGSFSLRYFHTAVSRPGGGQPWYVAVGYVDDTQFVRFDSNAADPRMEPRAPWIEQEGLEYWEEQTQRAKDTARSFRVNMRTLRGYYNQSDSGSHTLQWTYGCDVGPDGRFLRGHDQFAYDGTDYISLNEDLRSWTAANTAAQISKHKSEAAQEAKYQRAYLEGECVEWLLRHLENGKETLQRVDPPKTHVTHHPSPEGDVTLRCWALGFYPKEITLTWRRDGEDQTQDMELVETRPAGDGNFQKWAAVVVPAGEEQRYTCHVHHEGLPEPLTLRWEPPPQATIPILGIVAAVIVLVVTGAMVGFVLWRKKNTGIKKGPYAPALWNDSAQSSDVSLTT; encoded by the exons ATGACGCGGCCCCACTTCTTACTCCCATTGAGTGTAGTGATTCTAGACAAGCCAATCATCGTCTCCACGAAGTTTTCACAGTTGCGATTTCGGATTATAGGATTATCGCTGAGCTGGGAAATGGAGCCCGGGGCGAGCCTAATCTTTCTCCTGCTGCTCTGTGAGAGCCTGGTCCTGACCGAGATCTGGGCGG GTTCCTTCTCCCTGAGATATTTTCACACTGCGGTATCCCGGCCCGGCGGCGGACAGCCCTGGTACGTAGCAGTCGGCTACGTGGACGACACGCAGTTCGTGCGCTTTGACAGCAACGCCGCTGATCCCAGGATGGAGCCACGGGCGCCGTGGATAGAGCAAGAGGGACTCGAGTATTGGGAGGAGCAGACTCAGCGCGCCAAGGACACAGCAAGGAGTTTTCGAGTAAACATGCGAACCTTGCGCGGCTACTACAACCAGAGTGATTCTG GTTCCCACACACTCCAGTGGACCTACGGCTGTGACGTGGGCCCAGATGGCCGCTTCCTGCGAGGCCATGATCAGTTCGCCTACGATGGTACCGATTACATCTCCCTGAACGAGGACCTGCGCTCCTGGACCGCGGCGAACACCGCGGCTCAGATCTCCAAGCACAAATCTGAGGCAGCCCAAGAGGCTAAGTACCAAAGAGCCTACCTGGAAGGGGAGTGCGTGGAGTGGCTGCTCAGACACCTGGAGAATGGGAAGGAGACCCTGCAGCGCGTAG aCCCCCCGAAGACACATGTGACTCACCACCCTAGCCCTGAAGGGGATGTCACTCTGAGATGCTGGGCCCTGGGCTTCTACCCTAAGGAGATCACCCTGACTTGGCGACGAGATGGGGAGGACCAGACCCAGGACATGGAACTTGTGGAGACCAGACCTGCAGGGGATGGAAACTTCCAGAAATGGGCAGCTGTGGTGGTGCCTGCTGGAGAGGAGCAGAGATACACATGCCATGTACATCATGAGGGGCTGCCTGAGCCCCTCACCCTGAGATGGG AGCCACCCCCTCAGGCCACCATCCCCATCTTGGGAATTGTTGCTGCTGTGATTGTCCTTGTTGTCACTGGAGCTATGGTCGGTTTTGTCTtgtggagaaagaaaaacacag GTATAAAAAAAGGGCCCTATGCTCCAGCTCTCT GGAATGACAGTGCCCAGAGCTCTGATGTGTCTCTCACGACTTAA